The following coding sequences are from one Gammaproteobacteria bacterium window:
- a CDS encoding DUF2461 domain-containing protein, with amino-acid sequence MTDRYFTPDSLGFLSSLAKNNRRDWFEQHKQDYEDAVRT; translated from the coding sequence ATGACGGACCGCTACTTCACTCCTGACAGTTTGGGTTTTTTATCCAGCCTGGCGAAGAATAATCGCCGCGACTGGTTTGAACAACACAAACAGGATTACGAAGACGCGGTACGTACGTAA